GTGTTGCCTGCGAAAATCTGGTTGCTGCTCTAAAAAAAGATGACGGAACTTACCGCAGCTATCAGGAAATGATCGATGAGGGACTTCCCACAAAATACATGGGAAGCTGGACTGCTCCCTGTACTGCATGCAGTGTGGAAACAGGGCAGGGGAATCCATTCCCAGTTTATATGTACGGTGTGCTGCTGGCGGAAGTTTCCGTGGATACGATTTCCGGTAAGGTCAAGATTGAAAAGCTAACACTGGTTTCCGATTGTGGCCCCATTCTGAATAAACTGGTTTTGGAAGGACAGCTGTGGGGCGGCCTCACACAAGGCATCGGCCTGGCGTTGTCGGAGGATTTTGAGGATCTGAACAAGCACACCACCTTGGTAAAATGCGGAATTCCGAGAATTATGGATGTACCGGACAACATGGAGATCATCCATCAGGAGACACCGCGGCCTTACGGCCCATTTGGTCTTGCAGGTTCCGGAGAGATGCCGCTTTCAGCACCCCATGCAGCGATCGTGAACGCTATCTACAATGCATGCGGCGTACGAATCACAAAACTCCCTGCGAGACCGGAAAAAATACTGGCTGCACTGTAAGTATGTAAGCACATGGGCTGCCGGGCAAGGGAACATTCGTAGAAGGCTAATGCTTGAGGCTGGTCTTTTCCGAAGGGCACAGCAGCCCATATTAATAAATTAACCATAATAGTATTATAGTTAATTTATTTCGATTTAGAAAGATGATACATAAATTGGATTATAGTAGCTTTTAAAGTAGGAGGTCCTATGGAAACGAACCTTTTTGAAGCATGTGAAACCTGTCTGCAGGATGAACCTGCTGCAACAACTGCCAGGTGTCCGGTCCATGTGGACATAGCGCTGCTATGCAGTGAGCTGGAGAAGGGTGAATTCAAAAAGGCGTATAAAGTACTGGAAAAGAGAATCCCCTTTGCGGGTATTATCGGAATGATCTGTGACCACCCTTGTGAGACAGTCTGCGTCAGAACCCAACTGGACCAAGCGGTACAAATCCATGATTTAGAGCGGGCGGCGGTGATGTATGGCAGAACTCCCTTAAAGAAAATCGCATCTGCTCCAAAAAAGAATGGAAAAATAGCTGTTGTCGGCGGCGGGATCAGTGGCATAACCGCCGCCTTCGAGCTGGATAAACGAGGCTTTCAGGTAACGATATTTGAGGCGGATCGAAGGCTGGGAGGACGAATCTGGGACTATGAGGGCAGCTTGATTTCAAAAGAACTGATCGAAGAAGAGCTCAAGCTCATCGGAAGAATCGGCGTCAGGGTAGTTTATAACAGCAGCATCGGAACTGGTGAGTTAAAAAAACTGGCACAGGAGTATGATGCCGTCTATCTTGGCACAGGACGATGGGAATCAGAGCTCTTCATCAATCAGGAAACCTTTCAGATCCTCGACTGGCCGATCTTTGCCGGAGGCAGGCTTATCAATCAAGAAAAGTCTGCTGCTGGCAGAAGTAACGACTCCGTTATTGATTCGGTAAGTACTGCCAAGCGAGCGGCTCTTTCCATCGAACGATTTGTAAAAAAGATCTCGATGACCGCGTCCAGAGAAAGAGAGGGTTCTTATCAGACACCGCTTGTGTATGATATGGATGATGTGATCACCGCTCAAGCAACGATGAAAACCGGTGAGACCTATACCGAAGAGGAAGCAATACAGGAAGCGGGACGTTGCTTGAAATGCCGCTGCGTGACCTGTCTGAAAGCGTGTAGTCATTTGCAGCACTTTAACGTCACACCCAAGAGCTACGGCAGGCAGATCCAAATCAATGAAAGCGTAATCATGGGAACCCGCTATGCAAATCCGATGATCAACTCCTGTACCCTGTGCGGATTATGTAAGGAGCAGTGCCCCTTGGGCATTGGAATGAAGGAGCTGGTCAGGGAAACAAGAGAGAGCATGGTGGAAAAGAATAAGATGCCACCTTCTGCCCACGATTTTGCTTTAAGAGACATGGAATTCAGCAACAGCAGCCAGTTTTATCTGGTAAAGCCCCCGCCGTCAGAGACAACATATAAACAATTGAGCAGAATGGAAGCTGAGCAAGGCAATCCGAGCAATCAGGGAGTGACGATATCAGCCGAAAAAGTAAAATACTTGTTTTATCCCGGATGCCAGCTTTCCGCTTCCTGTCCAGACTATGTGGAAAAGTCCTATCGATATCTGCTTGAAAAGAAAACAGATGGTGTTGGCCTTATGTTGGGCTGCTGCGGCGCTCCTGCGGACTGGGCGGGAAGAAAGGATATGATGGCGGAGAGTACCCAAAGAATTCGCAGGGTATGGAGTGAATTGGGTGAGCCCATCTTTATTCTGGCGTGCTCAAGCTGTATTGGAACGTTTGAACGGTATCTGCCGGAAATACCGTATTTTTCTTTGTGGGAGGTTCTAGAGCAGTTAGGTCTTCCGGAGGAGGCTGTAAGTGGAAAAGGCCGAAAATTAAATGTTCATGATTCCTGCAGTACGAGAAATAACCAGGCAGTGCATGAGTCGGTGCGAAAGCTTGCTTTTGATCTGGACTATGAGATAGAAGAACTCCATTATTCAAAGTCGAGAACCAAGTGCTGCGGCTATGGCGGGTTGGTATATTTTGCGAACAAGGAGCAAGCGGAACAATTTGCTGTAGAACGTATCCTGGAAAGTGGTAAGGACCTGCTGGTCTACTGTGCGATGTGCAAGGATCTTTTTATTGAAAAGGGAAAGCGAACCTTTCATATCTTGGATCTGATATTCGGAAATGCCTCCGATGCGGATGCGCTGAGAACCATGCCCAATTTATCTGATCGTCATGAAAACAGAGCAGTATTGAAGCGAAAACTACTGCGGGAGCTATGGGGAGAGAACGAAATGGAAGAATTGAAGCAGCCCAATGATTGGAATCTCCAGATTCCGCAGGAAATCTGGGAGCGCATGGAAAAGAGATTCATCCTTCTTGAGGATATCAAAAAGGTGATTGAACATGCAAAGGTCACTGGAGAGCGCTTCTTTAACCCCGAGGATGAGAGCTATCTTGCCAGCCATAGGATCAAATATGTAACCTATTGGGTCAGATTTGCCGAACAAGAGGATGGAATTCATGTCCTCAGCGTTTACAGTCATCGAATGGAGGTTATGAAGGAATAAAATCAGGATCTGAGGATGAATAAGCAGAAGCTATAAAAAATATGCAAATACTATGAAAAGATAAGAATGGCAGTTAGGTGAATCGAACGGCGCCCTTTCAAGACGCCGGTTTAAGGGGGCGGAACAATGGAAAACGAACAAAGGATCAAGGAGATTATCATAAAATATCCTGCGGAGCGGCGTTTTTCTCTCGCAGTTATGCAGGACATCCAAAGAGCCTTTAATTACATACCGAAGGAAGCGATGATAGAACTATCAGAATACCTGAACGTCCCGTTCAGCCAGCTTTACAGTATGGCTACCTTTTATAAAGCATTGAGTTTGAATCCGAAAGGAAAATATGTCATCAAGGTCTGTGACGGAACAGCCTGTCATATCCGCTCTTCCATGGTCATCCTCTCTGAGCTCCAGAAGCTGCTGGGGATCGAGGCAGGGGAAATCACTGCGGATGGGCTTTTTTCTGTGGAAACCGTCAATTGCCTTGGTGCTTGCGCTCTTGCACCGGTGATGGTGGTCAACGGCGAATACCACGGCAAATTAACGCCGCAGGACTTATCCTACATTCTTGACGGTTATAGAGAAAACTCTGAAGTTCCGAAGGATGATTTGAACCTCAACAGGGAGGGTGAAGCCAATGTATAACAAAACAGTTAAAGTGTGCTGCGGAACGGGTTGTTTGGCCAATGGAAGCAATCAGGTACTGGGGGCCTTGCGGAAAGAAATTGAAGCGCAAAGACTCGATATCGAAGTCGTTCCCTATGTGAAAGCCACCGGCTGCAACGGACTTTGTGAACGAGGACCCATTGTTAAAATTGAGCCGGATGATATTGCATACTATCATGTCAAGCCGGAGGATGTGGTAGAAATCGTAGAAAAAACCGTGATAAAGGGAGAGGAGATACCGAGGCTGCTTTATCTTGATGTAGTATCAAAGCAGAGAATTCGCTCTCATAAGGATTCGGACTTTATTAAGAAACAGACGAAAATCGCGCTCCGTAACATTGGTGAGATTGATCCCAGCCAGATCCAGGACTATGTGGATGCCGGCGGCTACGCAGCTTTAAGGAAAGCTGTTTTTGAACTGTCACCAGAGGATATCATCAGCGAAATGAAAGCCTCTGGTCTGCGGGGAAGAGGCGGGGGAGGTTTCCCCACCGGAATCAAATGGGAGACCTGTTACAAAATCAAAAGAGAGCCTAAATATATCATCTGCAACGGAGATGAAGGTGATCCTGGCGCATTCATGGATCGAAGTGTTATGGAGGGAGATCCTCATACGGTACTGGAAGGCATGATTATCGCAGCTGTTGCGCTAGGTGTTCATCATGGATATATCTACATCCGGGATGAATACGGCTTGGCTTTGGAAAACATGCATAAGGCCATTGAGCAGGCTAAAGAGCATCATTTTCTCGGAGACAATATTTTAGGGAGCGAGCACAGCTTTGATCTTGAAATTGTCAGAGGCGGGGGTGCTTTTGTTTGCGGCGAGTCCTCTGCACTGATGGCATCCATCGAAGGCAGAGTCGGAGAACCACGGGCAAAATATATCCGCTCTGCTGAATACGGTCTTTGGGGACAGCCAACCGTCTTAAATAATGTGGAAACTTGGTCGAATATTCCGGTCATCATTCAGAATGGAAGCAGTTGGTTTAATGAGATTGGAAGCCCTCAGAATGCGGGAACAAAGGTATTCTCTCTTGTGGGAAAGGTAAAAAATACCGGCCTTGTGGAAGTTCCTATGGGTATTACGCTGGAGGAGCTAATCTTTGGAATTGGTGGCGGAATCACAGGCGATAAGGAGTTTAAGGCTGTTCAGACAGGGGGACCGTCCGGAGGCTGTATTCCAAAGGAACTGCTCCACCTTGCGGTAGATTTTGACACCCTGGAAGCTGCAGGCTCCATGATGGGTTCCGGCGGCATGATTGTCACCGATGAAAGAACCTGTATGGTGGAATTTGCCAGGTACTATGTCTCCTTTCTTGCTGAGGAATCCTGCGGAAAATGTGTATCCTGCAGGGAAGGAATCCGGCAGATGCTGAAAATTCTCACTGATATCTGTGAGGGAAAAGGTCAGCTGCAGGATCTGGACCTGCTTACGGAAATTGCTCACACAGTTGAGCAGGCATCTCTATGTGGGTTAGGGAAGACGGCACCTAACCCAGTGATGAGTACATTGAAGTATTTTAAAGATGAATATCTGGAGCACATTACAGAGGGAAGATGCAGAGCGGGAGTATGTAAGCCACTGACGGAGTTTATGATTGATCAGGAGCTTTGCATCGGCTGTGGACTTTGCAAGAAAGGCTGTGCTCCTGATGCGATACAAGGGAGCTTGAAACAGCCGCATGTGATCGATCAGGGAAAATGCATCAAGTGCGGCAACTGCATTGATCGCTGCAGGTTCAAAGCGGTAAGGGTGAGGTGAGATCGATGGAAAAATTGAACGTAATCATAAACGGAAAGGAATGCAAGGCAGATAAAGGGGAATTTCTGCTGGATATTGCACAGAGAAATGGAATTGTCATTCCTCATCTATGTCATCATGAATCTCTCAGAGGCCAGGCAGCCTGCAGGTTATGTATTGCAGAAGTCAGGGAAAACGGACGGAAGAAGATCGTAACCTCATGTATCTATCCTGTGATGAAGGATTTGGAAGCCGAGACAGAGACGGAAGAGATCAGGGAAATGAGAAAAGTCCTCATCGGATTGCTTGCAGCAGAAGTACCGGAAAACGCTGCAATCGCAAATCTAGCCGAGGAATACGGCAGCGGTGACGAAATACGCTTTACTAAGGATTATGGTAATCATTGCATTCTCTGCGGTCTATGCGTGAAAGCCTGCGCTGAACTTGGATGTAATGCCATTGCTACGGTGAACCGCGGAATTACGAAGAAGGTCTCCACACCTTATGACGAGCCTTCAACCGCTTGTATCGGCTGCGGCTCTTGTGCCTATGTCTGTCCAACAGAATGCATCAAGATTGACGAACAGAGCGGAATAAGGACGATTTGGAACAAAGAATTTCAACTGATTCGGTGTAATTGCTGCGGTCGATATTTTATGACGAAGGCGGAACAGAAGTATCTCCGTCAGAAATGCGGTAACAGCCAAGGGGAACTGGAGATGCTCTGCAAGAATTGCAAGCAGGCAGAGATGGCGAAAAAAATCATTCAAATCGGAATGGAGCTATGAGCAGCTATTTCTGACCTTATAGCTGCAATGGCAATCAAACAATTGAACTCTAAGAGGATATCGATCCAAACTGCAATACAGGCAAGCTTACAGAAGATAGGCTTGCCTGTTTGTTATTCCGTTAATTGAGCGAACCCAGTTTCCGTTAATTGATCTAGGCCTGCTTTCGATGTTAGCTTTTCAAGATGATGAAATAACTTTTCATCGTCCCAGTTCCACCATTGAAGCTTTCGTAAAAGCTCGACTTTTTCATCGCTGAATCGCTTCTTTATAAATTTAGCTGGATTACCACCATAAATCGTGTACGGTTCTATATCTCTTGTTACAGTAGAGTTAGCAGAAATAATGGAACCATCACCAACCTTAATTCCTGGCATGATGGTAACATATTGACCAATCCAAACATCATTGCCTATGACGGTGTTGCCCTTGAAAGGAAGCTGGTCTATTTCAGGCGTCACCTTTTCCCATCCACATCCAAAGATATTACGATTATAGCACATATGATATATCAATATTCTTTTGACTGATATAAAACTACTGTTTTACTTTTGGCATAAAAAGCATATTGACATTAAATGAATGATCGTTTATTATATATTTATTTAGAGGTGTTAACATGAGAAAAAAAGATGATGAGAAGGAAAAAAGCATAAAAGAAGCAGTGGTGAAGCTGATTCTCCAGGAAGGCTTTCATGGTACTTCCATCTCCAAAATAGCGAAGATGGCGGGTGTGTCGCCGGCCACGGTCTATATCTATTTTGAAAATAAGGAAATCATGCTGCATAACATATACAATGAATGTGCAGAGGAGATTTACGAGTACCTTCTGGACAGGGTGAACCGGGGTATGGCCGGCCCTCAAATTCTGGAGATATTGATCCGCAGCTATTACAGCTATATTAGAGAAAACAGAGAGATCTTCAGTTTTGTGGAACAGTTTTCAAATTGTCCGTCTCTTGCGAACGGATGTTCTGAAATCAAGGGCATCTGCAACATCAATGATCTGATCATTGAGATGAAAAACAGCCGTATTATCAAGAACTACAGCAATGACAACTTACTGGCCATCATGTTCTATCCTGTGAAAGCCATTGCAGTTGACAATCGAAGAAGCGACGCCGAGCGATCGGATTTGCTGAGAGAAATGATCACCATGATTCAGGATGCTTTATTGGCAGAATAGTTCGCTCGATTTGAAATTAACATTAGAATAATGAATGTATTTTGCGATTAGAACCTGTGTGAATCAAAAGACAAGGGTAGAAAAAACCAAAAAAGGAATTAGCTTAAGCAGTTAATGCGGGATATTTTGTGAAAACTAAACACAGGAAATCTCGCAAATATTTCAAGATATATTAAATGAGCATTCACTTATGAATGCGGAAAGGGGATACCATGATAAATTTTGAAGAGAACAGCAAAAAGGGAATTGTAATTCCTGTCTCAAATACAGTTTTGCTTCCGGGAGTAACCTCAGTGCTGAGAGTAAGCAAGCTTAGTGCAGAGCAGCTACTGCGTCTTGAGGAGGATGATACTGCAAACATTGCGCTGCCGCTAAAACAGAATTTTAGTAATAAGTTTCCGCAGGAAGAGGACTTCCACAAAATCGGCGTTTCATTTCATATCAATGGAATTGAAAAGACAGACAGAGGATTTCAGTTATCCATTAAAATAGAAGACCGGGTGGAGATAAAAGAGCTAAAGATTGAAAATGATACCATCTTTGCAGAATATCAGGTCAGCCCGGAAGATCAGGATCTCACCGATCAAAGCAGAGACGAAATTCTGGAGTATATGAAAAAGGTCACACGGGAAATCAGTGATAAATTTACCGGTGGAGAGCATTACATCAAAATCGTCGATGAATTTAAGGAGCTGAATTCTCTCATCGTCTATCTGGCTCAATTTTTACCTCTTTCCAATGAGGAAAAGTATGGACTTTTAGAAACTCCTTCGATTAAAGAAAAAAGCCTGCGATTCATGGATCATCTTCTGAAGCAGAAGGAAGCCATCGAGCTGCAGATCCAGCTTGCTGAGAAATTCTCTGAAAAAGCGAACAAGCATTATCGGGAAACCGTGCTGAAAGAGCAGCTGAAAGTGATTCAAGATGAATTGAATGAAGGGAAGCCGGAAGGAAAGAAGGAGACGGATTATCAAAGCAAAATTGAAGAAGCACAAATGCCTCCGGAAGTTAAGAGTGCAGCCCTTGAAGAACTGGATAAACTCCAGTCGCAAAGCTCAAATAGCCCTGAGTACAACGTGATCCGCAATTATTTGGATCTCCTGGTACAGCTGCCGTGGAAAAAATCCGAACCAAAACCGGTAAACCTCGGCGAAGCAAGACGAATTCTTGACGAACAGCACTTTGGCTTAGATAAAGTCAAAGACAGAATCATTCAGCATCTGGCTGTCATGCAGCTGAAGAAGGACAAAAAAGGTTCCATTCTACTCTTGGTAGGTCCTCCCGGTACAGGGAAAACAAGCCTTGGGAAGAGCATTGCAGAAGCCCTCGAAAGAAAATATATAAGGCTTAGTCTGGGAGGCATCCGGGATGAAGCAGAGATCAGGGGACACCGCAGAACCTATATCGGTGCTATGGCGGGCAGAATTATACAGAGCATCAAGAAAGCGGGAGAGACCAATCCGGTTATGATTCTGGATGAAGTTGATAAGCTTATGACAGGGGGATACAGCGGAGATCCTGCCAGCGCATTGCTGGAGGTACTGGATCCAGAGCAGAACAATACCTTTACAGATCATTACCTTGATCTTCCATATGATTTGTCAGATGTGTTTTTTATCGCAACAGCAAATTCGACGGAAAGTATTCCAGCACCGCTGCTTGACAGAATGGAAGTAATCCAGATCTCAAGCTATACCATTGATGAAAAGTTCCATATCGGAAAGGATCATCTGGTGCCTGCGGTATTGGAAGAGCACGGACTTACACCGGAGCATCTTGTGGTAGAAGATGAAGTTCTTAAGAAGATCATCAGTGATTATACCCTTGAAGCAGGCGTCAGAGGCCTTAAAAAACAGCTTGCCGGACTGGCAAGAGTTACGTCGGAGAAGATTGTATCCAACAAGGTAGAGCTTCCGTACAAAGTCAAGATGGATCAGCTGGAAGAACTACTGGGCAAACAGGTTTCAAGACACGATAAAGCCCAGACAGATAATCCGCCCGGTGTTGTGACTGGACTTGCGTGGACACCTGTCGGTGGCGAAATCTTATTTATAGAAGCGACGGATATGCCGGGAAGCGGTGAAGTAATGCTGACCGGAAAGCTTGGTGATGTGATGAAGGAATCCGCAAGAATTTCTTTGAGCTTGCTGAAATCGAGACTTCCGCTGAACTCAATCAACTTTAAGGAGAGGGATCTTCACATTCACGTACCATCAGGTGCCGTTCCAAAGGATGGGCCTTCTGCAGGGATTGCGCTCTTCACAGCACTCGCATCACTGGTAACAGGGATTAAAGTTGATTCGAAAATAGCTATGACGGGAGAAATTACCCTGAGAGGGGCAGTGCTTCCCATTGGCGGACTCAAGGAAAAACTGCTGGGAGCACAGCGCGCTGGAATTACGAAGGTCTTGATTCCAAAGGACAATGTCACCGATCTAAAGGATGTACCGGAGGAAGTAAAAGAACAGCTGACGGTCATTGCGGTCGAAACGGTGGAAGATGTCCTGAAAGAGACCATTGGGATATCCATGCCAAGGGTTGAACACGTCTTTTCACAGCAAGTAAGCGGACTGCTGCCGTTTCAGGGATAAGTAAGTAGTTTTGCTTTCAGGGATAAGAAGAGATTGACTGGGGGTTTGGGAAAATAACCATTCAATAAATAAGGGAACCATTAAAATACGAATAGATCACAGAAAGAAAGAGGGACATAACATGAGTTTTACAGTAACAAAGAACACATTGATCGGAGAGATTCTCAATGCGGACAGAACCACAGCTCCATACTTTTTAGAAATGGGAATGCATTGCCTTGGCTGCCCGTCTTCTTCCGCGGAGAGCCTGGAAGAAGCCTGCATGGTACACGGTGTTGAGGTGGAAGACCTTATCGGAAAATTAAACAATCACCTTGCTAGCAAGGAAGCTTAATTGTATCCAGGAAATCAGCCGTTACTGGCATAATTTCCCCACACAATTGATTCCAATCAAAACGCCATTGGAGGTATTCAATGGCGTTTTGGTATTTTTGTATTTTTTTGGATGTTATAGCTGCTCTGTCAACGCTTCGAATACAGCTTTTAAATTCTCAGGGGGTGTATATTTGGGAACTTCACAGCCTGCACTCATGATAAGATCCGCACCTCCAATGATGAGACTGTTCCGGACATGCTCCTTGACCGTTTCGGGATCGCTGTCGAGAAGCACAGATACCGGGTCAAAGTTGCCGCAGACGAGGGCCTTCCCTCTGATGGCTTCTACAGCGGTCTTCAAATCCACAAGATGATCGATATCGATGATTTCAGCGCCACTACCTGCCATCTGGTCGAGCAGCGCCGTAGTATTACCGCAGATATGCAGTTTTGCCTTCGCTCCGGCTTCATGGATCACTTTGATAAGCTTTTGCTCTGCAGGAAGAACGACCTCCTTGTAAAATTTAGGACTAATGAGGGAAGCGGCTGCATCACCGATACCAATCCATTGTGCTCCTTCTTTGATTTGCGCTTTCGCAAATAGGATGCTTTGTTCCAGACAGATTTCTACCAGTTCATTGATGAAATCAGGATTTTTCTTAATATCATAC
This genomic window from Clostridiales bacterium contains:
- a CDS encoding DUF1858 domain-containing protein produces the protein MSFTVTKNTLIGEILNADRTTAPYFLEMGMHCLGCPSSSAESLEEACMVHGVEVEDLIGKLNNHLASKEA
- a CDS encoding uroporphyrinogen decarboxylase; this encodes MNSMERVESRLAKLPVDRVPNLNIIMQFAAKYINIPYGKYCTDYRYLVEGNLTCCRDFGIDMVSAISDPFRETAGFGGTVIILEDDVPRCTDPYIKNYEDVKKLKTIDPASSERMCDRLKAVSLYQQECNGEIPILGWVEGAFAEANDLRGMYQLMYDIKKNPDFINELVEICLEQSILFAKAQIKEGAQWIGIGDAAASLISPKFYKEVVLPAEQKLIKVIHEAGAKAKLHICGNTTALLDQMAGSGAEIIDIDHLVDLKTAVEAIRGKALVCGNFDPVSVLLDSDPETVKEHVRNSLIIGGADLIMSAGCEVPKYTPPENLKAVFEALTEQL
- a CDS encoding NADH-quinone oxidoreductase subunit F; this translates as MYNKTVKVCCGTGCLANGSNQVLGALRKEIEAQRLDIEVVPYVKATGCNGLCERGPIVKIEPDDIAYYHVKPEDVVEIVEKTVIKGEEIPRLLYLDVVSKQRIRSHKDSDFIKKQTKIALRNIGEIDPSQIQDYVDAGGYAALRKAVFELSPEDIISEMKASGLRGRGGGGFPTGIKWETCYKIKREPKYIICNGDEGDPGAFMDRSVMEGDPHTVLEGMIIAAVALGVHHGYIYIRDEYGLALENMHKAIEQAKEHHFLGDNILGSEHSFDLEIVRGGGAFVCGESSALMASIEGRVGEPRAKYIRSAEYGLWGQPTVLNNVETWSNIPVIIQNGSSWFNEIGSPQNAGTKVFSLVGKVKNTGLVEVPMGITLEELIFGIGGGITGDKEFKAVQTGGPSGGCIPKELLHLAVDFDTLEAAGSMMGSGGMIVTDERTCMVEFARYYVSFLAEESCGKCVSCREGIRQMLKILTDICEGKGQLQDLDLLTEIAHTVEQASLCGLGKTAPNPVMSTLKYFKDEYLEHITEGRCRAGVCKPLTEFMIDQELCIGCGLCKKGCAPDAIQGSLKQPHVIDQGKCIKCGNCIDRCRFKAVRVR
- a CDS encoding FAD-dependent oxidoreductase, encoding METNLFEACETCLQDEPAATTARCPVHVDIALLCSELEKGEFKKAYKVLEKRIPFAGIIGMICDHPCETVCVRTQLDQAVQIHDLERAAVMYGRTPLKKIASAPKKNGKIAVVGGGISGITAAFELDKRGFQVTIFEADRRLGGRIWDYEGSLISKELIEEELKLIGRIGVRVVYNSSIGTGELKKLAQEYDAVYLGTGRWESELFINQETFQILDWPIFAGGRLINQEKSAAGRSNDSVIDSVSTAKRAALSIERFVKKISMTASREREGSYQTPLVYDMDDVITAQATMKTGETYTEEEAIQEAGRCLKCRCVTCLKACSHLQHFNVTPKSYGRQIQINESVIMGTRYANPMINSCTLCGLCKEQCPLGIGMKELVRETRESMVEKNKMPPSAHDFALRDMEFSNSSQFYLVKPPPSETTYKQLSRMEAEQGNPSNQGVTISAEKVKYLFYPGCQLSASCPDYVEKSYRYLLEKKTDGVGLMLGCCGAPADWAGRKDMMAESTQRIRRVWSELGEPIFILACSSCIGTFERYLPEIPYFSLWEVLEQLGLPEEAVSGKGRKLNVHDSCSTRNNQAVHESVRKLAFDLDYEIEELHYSKSRTKCCGYGGLVYFANKEQAEQFAVERILESGKDLLVYCAMCKDLFIEKGKRTFHILDLIFGNASDADALRTMPNLSDRHENRAVLKRKLLRELWGENEMEELKQPNDWNLQIPQEIWERMEKRFILLEDIKKVIEHAKVTGERFFNPEDESYLASHRIKYVTYWVRFAEQEDGIHVLSVYSHRMEVMKE
- a CDS encoding TetR/AcrR family transcriptional regulator, translated to MRKKDDEKEKSIKEAVVKLILQEGFHGTSISKIAKMAGVSPATVYIYFENKEIMLHNIYNECAEEIYEYLLDRVNRGMAGPQILEILIRSYYSYIRENREIFSFVEQFSNCPSLANGCSEIKGICNINDLIIEMKNSRIIKNYSNDNLLAIMFYPVKAIAVDNRRSDAERSDLLREMITMIQDALLAE
- the lon gene encoding endopeptidase La, with translation MINFEENSKKGIVIPVSNTVLLPGVTSVLRVSKLSAEQLLRLEEDDTANIALPLKQNFSNKFPQEEDFHKIGVSFHINGIEKTDRGFQLSIKIEDRVEIKELKIENDTIFAEYQVSPEDQDLTDQSRDEILEYMKKVTREISDKFTGGEHYIKIVDEFKELNSLIVYLAQFLPLSNEEKYGLLETPSIKEKSLRFMDHLLKQKEAIELQIQLAEKFSEKANKHYRETVLKEQLKVIQDELNEGKPEGKKETDYQSKIEEAQMPPEVKSAALEELDKLQSQSSNSPEYNVIRNYLDLLVQLPWKKSEPKPVNLGEARRILDEQHFGLDKVKDRIIQHLAVMQLKKDKKGSILLLVGPPGTGKTSLGKSIAEALERKYIRLSLGGIRDEAEIRGHRRTYIGAMAGRIIQSIKKAGETNPVMILDEVDKLMTGGYSGDPASALLEVLDPEQNNTFTDHYLDLPYDLSDVFFIATANSTESIPAPLLDRMEVIQISSYTIDEKFHIGKDHLVPAVLEEHGLTPEHLVVEDEVLKKIISDYTLEAGVRGLKKQLAGLARVTSEKIVSNKVELPYKVKMDQLEELLGKQVSRHDKAQTDNPPGVVTGLAWTPVGGEILFIEATDMPGSGEVMLTGKLGDVMKESARISLSLLKSRLPLNSINFKERDLHIHVPSGAVPKDGPSAGIALFTALASLVTGIKVDSKIAMTGEITLRGAVLPIGGLKEKLLGAQRAGITKVLIPKDNVTDLKDVPEEVKEQLTVIAVETVEDVLKETIGISMPRVEHVFSQQVSGLLPFQG
- the nuoE gene encoding NADH-quinone oxidoreductase subunit NuoE, which codes for MENEQRIKEIIIKYPAERRFSLAVMQDIQRAFNYIPKEAMIELSEYLNVPFSQLYSMATFYKALSLNPKGKYVIKVCDGTACHIRSSMVILSELQKLLGIEAGEITADGLFSVETVNCLGACALAPVMVVNGEYHGKLTPQDLSYILDGYRENSEVPKDDLNLNREGEANV